From the genome of Candidatus Binatia bacterium:
GAGGCGCGCGAGCTCGCCTCCAAGCGGGGGCAGCTCCTCCGCGAGCAGGAGTTCCGCCTCCACAAGCACGTGACGCTGACCGACCTGTACAGCCAGATGCAGCGCGGCATGGGCGAGCTGCTCGTCGTGCTGAAGGGCGACGTGGACGGCTCGGTCGAGGCGCTCCAGGACTCGCTCCAGAAGCTCTCGACCGAAGAGGTGAAGCTCCGCGTGATCCACCGGGCCGTGGGACAGATCACCGAGTCGGACGTGCTGCTGGCCGCGGCGTCGAACGCGATCGTCATCGGCTTCCACGTGCGCCCCGATCCGCGCGCCGCCGAGCTGGCGTCGAAGGAGAAGGTGGACATCCGCCTCTACGAGATCATCTACGAGGCGGTGGAGAACGTGAAGGACGCCATGTCGGGCCTCCTGCGCCCGGAGATCCGCGAGTCGATCGCGGGGTCGGCCGAGGTCCGGAAGGTCTTCCGCACCACGAAGTCGGGCGCCATCGCCGGCTGCATGGTGCTCTCGGGGACGATCACCCGCAACGCGCGCGCCCGGCTCCTGCGCGGAGGCGAGGCCGTGTACGACGGGAAGATCGGCTCCCTGAAGCGGTTCAAGGACGACGTCCGCGAGGTGGCGAGCGGCTACGAGTGCGGCATCGGGCTCGAGGACCGCGACGACATCCGCGAAGGGGACGTCATCGAGGCGTACGTGCTCGAGGAAGTCGCGCGCAAGCTGGCGTGACATGGTGGTCGGGACGATGCGGCTCGAGCTCCACCTGCCCGCCTCCGATTCCCTGAAGGCCAAGCGCTCCGTGCTGAACCGGGTGAAGGAGCGGGTGCGCTCGGGTTTCAACGCGTCCGTCGCCGAGGTGGAGCACCAGGATCTCTGGCAGCGGGCGACCCTGGGGGTCGCCATCGTGGGGAGCGCGCCCGGCGCTCTCGACAACGTGCTGCGGGACATCCTCCGCGCCGTCGAGCGCGAGGACCGGCTTCAAGTTCTCGACTTCCAGATCCGGATCATCTGACGTCCCGGGCTCCCGGGATCGCGCGGCCCGCAGGGGTCGCCGGTTCCGAGACCCAGAGGAGATAATGTGCCCGCACGCTCCGAGAGTCCGCGCACGCGCCGCGTCGCCGAGCGCATCCAGGTCGAACTGGCCGAGATCCTGTCGAAGGAGACGGAGGATCCGCGGCTGCGCTCGCTGACCGTGACCGCGGCCCGCGTCTCCCGCGACCTCGCCTCGGCGCGGGTCTGGGTGAGCGGGCGGATGACGCCCGACGAGGAGGCGGCCGCGCTCGCGGCGCTGGAGCACGCGGCGCCCTTCTTCCGCACGCTGCTCGCGCCGCGGCTGGGGCTGCGGATCGTGCCCACGCTGCGCTTCGAGGTGGACCGCACGATCGAAGCGGGCGCGCGGATCGAGGAGCTGCTCCGCGAAATCAAGGACCAGGACGAGACCAAGGAGTAACGCCGCGTGCCCCATGCCGCCTTTCGCGCGTTCGTGGACGCGCACGACGATTTCCTGATCCTTTCCCACATCGACCCCGACGGCGACGCCGTGGGCTCGTCGCTCGGACTGGCGTGGGCGCTCCGGCCCATCGGGAAGCGCGTCACCGTGGCGAACGATTCGCCGCTCCCGGCCAGCCTGCGCTTCCTGCCCGGATGGGAGGAGATCCGCCTCGCCTCCGAGCTTCCCGAGCCCTTCCGCGCCGTCTTCGTCCTCGACTGCTCGTCGCTGGACCGCGTCGGCCGCACGGGCATCGCCGCGATCGCGCCGGGCGCCGCCATCGCCTGCGTGGACCACCACGCCGGCACCGACGGGTTCGGCGATCCGCGCCTGGTGAACGTGAGCGCGAGCGCCACCGCCGAGCTGATCGTCGAGATCCTCCAGGCCAGCGAGCTTCCGATTGGGCCCGAGGCGGCGGCCTGCCTCTACGCGGGCATCGCGTCGGACACCGGAGCGTTCCGGTTCCAGAACACCACGCCGCACGTGCTGCGCCTGGCGGCCCGCCTGGTCGAGCGCGGCGCCGATCCCTCGCGCACGGCGCGCTCCCTGTTCGGCCGGAAGTCGCCGGCCAGCCTTCGCGTGCTGGGGCTGGCGCTCGCCTCGCTGGAATCGCGGGCCTCGGGCAAGGTGAGCGTGCTCACGATCTCCCGCGCCATGTTCGACGAGGCGAAGGCCGCCCCCGAGGACGCCGACGGGATCGTCCAGTACGCGCAGTCGGTGAACGGCGCCTTGATCGGCGTGCTGATCCAGGAGACCGCGCCGGGCGAGGTCCGGATCTCCTTCCGCTCCGACGGCAGCGTGGACGTGAACGACATCGCCGGCCGCTTCGGCGGCGGCGGCCACCGGAACGCCGCGGGCGCCCGGCTCCGGGGCGAGCTCTCCGTGGTGCGCGAGTCGGTGCTCCAAGCCCTCGAACAGGCGGTACATGGCGGACCTCCTGCACCTCGTGGATAAGCCGGAGGGCTGGACGTCGCACGACGTGGTCGCCCGCCTGCGCGGCATCCTGGGCGAGCGCCGGATCGGCCACGCCGGAACCCTCGATCCCTTCGCGAGCGGCCTCCTCGTCCTGGGCGAGGGGCGCACCACGCCGCTCCTCTCCTGCATCGGACTCCTCCCGAAGCGCTACGTCGCGCGGGCGCTCCTGGGCGTCGTGACCGACACGCAGGACCGCACCGGCCGCGCGGTGGCCGAAGCGCGGCCGGAGTCGATCCCGGGACGCGATCAGGTCGAAGCGGCGCTCGCCGCCTTCCGGGGACCGATCATGCAGTGCCCGCCCGCCTACTCCGCGGTGAAGGTGGGCGGGGAGCGCTCCTACCGCGTGGCGCGGCGAGGCGGCGACCCCGAGCGGAAGCCGCGGCCGGCGCACGTCTACGCGCTCGCGCTTTCCGACGGGGCGCAGCACCCCGAGATCGCTTTCGAGGTCACGGTCAGCCGCGGCACGTACGTGCGCACGCTGGCGCACGACCTGGGGCAGGCGCTGGGATGCGGCGCCCACCTGACGGCGCTCCGGCGGACGGCGATCGGCCCCTTCCGCGTCGAGGACGCGCTCTCCCCCTCGCGGGAGGCGGGGCTCGGCGCCGAGCGCTTCCGCGAGCGCGCGCTCGCTCCGGAGCGGGCCCTCTCCTTCCTGCCGCGGGTGCGGCTGGATCGGAACGAGGCGGACCGGCTCCGCTACGGCGCGGCGCCGGCTTCCGATCCCGCGCGGCTCGAAACGGCGCCCCAGGACGACCCGCTGCCGCCCGGAGAAGCGGGATGGCCGGTGGCGCTCCTCGACGGCGACGGGACGCTGCTCGCGCTCGCGCGGCCGATGGAGTCCCAGCGCCCGGGCGAGCCGATGGCGCTCCTGCGCGTGATGAGCGCGGCGCCCGAGCGGACCCCCGCGGCCGGGGAGGCGCGATGACCGCCGCGGCCCCCTCCGAGGGCGCCCCGGTCCCGGTGCCGGTCGCCGGGCGGCCGATCGCGCTCACGATCGGCGTCTTCGACGGGCTCCATCGGGGGCACCGCCGGGTGATCGAGGCCACGGTGGCCGCGGCCCGCGAGATGGCCGGCGCGGCGTGGGTGGCCACGTTCGACCCGCACCCCGACACGGTCGTGCGCGGCGTCGAGCCCCGCCCGTGGATCACCCCTCCCGAGGAGCGGAAAGCGCTGCTCCATGCCCTCGGCGTGGACCGGGTCGAGGTGATCCGCTTCGATCACGCCGTCCAGGAGCTTCTCCCCGAGGGGTTCCTCGACCGGATCCTGGGCCCCGGCGCGCCGCTTCGGGTGCTGGTCGTCGGGCCCGACTTCCGGATGGGGAAGAACCGCGTGGGGGACCGCGCCTACCTCGAGGAGCTGGGGAAGCGGCGCGGCTTCAGCGTGCGGGAGGCTCCGTTTCTCATGGGCAACGGCGCCAAGCTCTCGAGCACGCTCCTTCGCCGGGAGATCGAGACGGGGCTCCTGGAGGAGGCGGCCGCCATCCTGGGCCGGCCCTACGCCCTGGAAGGGACCGTGGGGAGCGGCGCCGGCCGGGGCACCGGCCTGGGGTACCCGACGGCGAACCTCGAGGTGTCCCCCCAGAAGCTCCTTCCGGCCAGCGGCATCTACCTGTCGGAAAACGAGCTGGAGGGGCGGATCCAGCCCGGCATCACCTACGTCGGGAGCGCCGGCACGTTCGGCCCCGGCCCGGTCCGGGTGGAGGTGCATCTGCTCGACTTCACCGGGAGTCTGAGGGGGAAAGGGCTTCGGACGCTATTGATCCGGCGGCTCCGCGCCGATAAGGTGTTCGACTCGCCGAAGGCGCTCATCGAGGCGATGGACAAGGACTTGGCCGAGGCCAGGGCCTGGTGGGGAAGCGCCCGCGGCGCGACGACCCGCGGCTAGCACGGAAATGCTTGCAACGTGAACGCTCTGTGATACATTCCCGCTCCAGAGAGAGAGGGAAAGTCAAGGAGGTGGCACCGGTGCCGTTATCGCCTGAACGGAAGCGCGAAGTGATCGGACAGTTCAAGACCCACGAGGCCGACTCCGGGTCGGCCGAAGTCCAGATCGCGCTTCTCACCGAACGAATCAAGTACCTGACGGAGCACTTCAAGGTCCACAAGCGCGACCATCACAGTCGCCGCGGACTGCTCCGAATGGTGGGTCAAAGGCGACGGCTACTCGACTATCTGAAGGCGACGAAAGTCGAGCGCTACCGGGCAGTGGTCAAGGAGCTGGGCCTCCGCAAGTAGGCTCCTCCCCGCGTCCGTCCTGTACGGGCCGCAGGGGACCCCGCCGCGCAGTTCCTCCCGAAGACACCCTTACGAGCCCTCGAAGGCTTGAGCCCTCGAGGGGGCGCCGTATTCGGCCCATGGTTCGCCGGCGGCGTCGTGTCCTTCGAGCCAGTCGCTACAAAAGGAGATGAGAATGCCCGAATCAGTAAGCCTTGAGCTTGGCGGCCGCACGTACCGCATCGAGGTCGGGAAGGTGGCCAAGCAGGCTTCGGGTTCCACGTGGGTCCAGTACGGCGAGACCGTGGTGCTGTGCGCCGCGGTCGCCAGCAAGGATCCGATCGAGAAGGACTTCTTCCCGCTCAGCGTGGAGTACCGGGAGAAGACCTACGCCGCGGGGCGCATCCCGGGCGGCTTCTTCAAGCGGGAAGGGAGGCCGACGGAGAAGGAGATCCTCTCCAGCCGGCTCATCGACCGCCCGCTCCGTCCGCTCTTTCCGGACGGCTACCGCAACGAGATCCAGATCATGTGCACGGTCCTCTCCTCGGACCAGCTGAACGACTCCGACATCCTCGGCGTCACCGGCGCTTCGGCCGCGCTCATGGTCTCCGACATTCCCTTCCCCGAGCCGGTCTCCGCGGTGCGCGTGGGGCTGGTCGAGGGGAACATGGTCCTGAACCCCACCTTCGCCGAGCTGGACGAGTCCACGCTCGACCTGGTGGTCGCGGCCACCGACTCCAACATCGTGATGGTGGAGGCGGGCGCCCGCGAGGTGCAGGAGAGCCAGATCGTCGAGGCGCTGGAGTTCGCGCACGAGGCGATCCGGAAGCTGAACCGCATGCAGCACGACCTGCGCGAGCGGGTCGGCAAGCCCAAGCGCACCTTCCCGCTCCCGCAGCGCGACGAGACGCTGGCCAAGCAGATCGCCTCCGAGTACGGCGACCGGGCCCGCCAGGCGAACCGCACCGCGGAGAAGC
Proteins encoded in this window:
- the truB gene encoding tRNA pseudouridine(55) synthase TruB codes for the protein MADLLHLVDKPEGWTSHDVVARLRGILGERRIGHAGTLDPFASGLLVLGEGRTTPLLSCIGLLPKRYVARALLGVVTDTQDRTGRAVAEARPESIPGRDQVEAALAAFRGPIMQCPPAYSAVKVGGERSYRVARRGGDPERKPRPAHVYALALSDGAQHPEIAFEVTVSRGTYVRTLAHDLGQALGCGAHLTALRRTAIGPFRVEDALSPSREAGLGAERFRERALAPERALSFLPRVRLDRNEADRLRYGAAPASDPARLETAPQDDPLPPGEAGWPVALLDGDGTLLALARPMESQRPGEPMALLRVMSAAPERTPAAGEAR
- a CDS encoding DUF503 domain-containing protein — its product is MRLELHLPASDSLKAKRSVLNRVKERVRSGFNASVAEVEHQDLWQRATLGVAIVGSAPGALDNVLRDILRAVEREDRLQVLDFQIRII
- the rbfA gene encoding 30S ribosome-binding factor RbfA; this encodes MPARSESPRTRRVAERIQVELAEILSKETEDPRLRSLTVTAARVSRDLASARVWVSGRMTPDEEAAALAALEHAAPFFRTLLAPRLGLRIVPTLRFEVDRTIEAGARIEELLREIKDQDETKE
- the ribF gene encoding riboflavin biosynthesis protein RibF; translated protein: MTAAAPSEGAPVPVPVAGRPIALTIGVFDGLHRGHRRVIEATVAAAREMAGAAWVATFDPHPDTVVRGVEPRPWITPPEERKALLHALGVDRVEVIRFDHAVQELLPEGFLDRILGPGAPLRVLVVGPDFRMGKNRVGDRAYLEELGKRRGFSVREAPFLMGNGAKLSSTLLRREIETGLLEEAAAILGRPYALEGTVGSGAGRGTGLGYPTANLEVSPQKLLPASGIYLSENELEGRIQPGITYVGSAGTFGPGPVRVEVHLLDFTGSLRGKGLRTLLIRRLRADKVFDSPKALIEAMDKDLAEARAWWGSARGATTRG
- the rpsO gene encoding 30S ribosomal protein S15 produces the protein MPLSPERKREVIGQFKTHEADSGSAEVQIALLTERIKYLTEHFKVHKRDHHSRRGLLRMVGQRRRLLDYLKATKVERYRAVVKELGLRK
- a CDS encoding bifunctional oligoribonuclease/PAP phosphatase NrnA, translated to MPHAAFRAFVDAHDDFLILSHIDPDGDAVGSSLGLAWALRPIGKRVTVANDSPLPASLRFLPGWEEIRLASELPEPFRAVFVLDCSSLDRVGRTGIAAIAPGAAIACVDHHAGTDGFGDPRLVNVSASATAELIVEILQASELPIGPEAAACLYAGIASDTGAFRFQNTTPHVLRLAARLVERGADPSRTARSLFGRKSPASLRVLGLALASLESRASGKVSVLTISRAMFDEAKAAPEDADGIVQYAQSVNGALIGVLIQETAPGEVRISFRSDGSVDVNDIAGRFGGGGHRNAAGARLRGELSVVRESVLQALEQAVHGGPPAPRG